A genome region from Trichoderma asperellum chromosome 7, complete sequence includes the following:
- a CDS encoding uncharacterized protein (EggNog:ENOG41), giving the protein MTAAATTSRAPRTRKSCLSCRILKIACDKALPECTACKTRGKACSGYSENLSWPRKGDKRRAATANVQSRNAYQANPVVFLNTSTWDVSLYREHINTGAHMQHIGVLAQAAPSHSLWSPKLGFYGPRIPSAIRLVTSGTFQDDVCGLLYRMSLDDNSVPSLSVRHSMNAISLLSLHRSDEALKYKILAISNLKGALTQGLDNKSRPQAIATSLLLTLYEVLSQSGKTNDWSVYFDGCMKIVNSGFNIHRKYAGDCAILLNWVRYHKVLYKFSIQHWQQRTPQMEVMAKSDILVSDSAYDIDVITMHNMLGCSPEVLDFLSEAMDLVKNRDDPNYLSIKRLHAIHDLEQRLKDIDNLRDCFDVGEDITINKVAESMNDKLFQFALVIYVDRVVKGAFMSSTTARTAAAKAFILLEKIRLYDRPFPLFILSIQAETDEQRLLILSTIKRTMEARPMNNLGPTEEMIRKFWAQQDLEGPEQADALFILNAVMSASSMPPTFTSPFVVNAITGANGVPFLSI; this is encoded by the exons ATGactgcagcagccaccacTAGTCGAGCACCGCGAACGAGAAAATCCTGCTTGAGCTGTCGAA TCCTTAAGATAGCATGCGATAAGGCCCTGCCCGAGTGCACAGCCTGTAAAACACGCGGGAAGGCATGCTCGGGATACAGTGAGAATCTGTCATGGCCACGGAAGGGGGACAAGCGTCGTGCGGCAACAGCAAACGTGCAGAGCCGGAACGCCTATCAAGCCAATCCAGTTGTGTTCCTTAATACATCTACCTGGGATGTAAGCCTGTATCGTGAACATATTAATACGGGAGCTCATA TGCAACATATAGGTGTCTTGGCACAAGCGGCACCAAGTCATTCCCTGTGGTCACCTAAACTAGGCTTCT ATGGGCCGCGAATACCATCGGCTATACGCCTCGTCACATCAGGCACGTTCCAAGATGATGTTTGCGGCCTCTTGTATCGAATGTCACTCGATGACAACAGCGTGCCATCATTATCTGTTCGCCACTCCATGAACGCCATCTCACTATTGTCGCTGCATAGATCAGATGAGGCGCTCAAATACAAGATTTTAGCAATTTCAAACCTTAAAGGTGCCCTCACACAGGGTCTGGATAATAAATCTCGGCCTCAGGCTATTGCTACTAGCCTGCTTCTGACGTTATATGAG GTCCTCAGTCAAAGTGGCAAGACCAATGACTGGTCGGTATACTTCGACGGCTGCATGAAAATTGTCAATTCGGGCTTTAACATTCATCGAAAGTACGCAGGAGACTGTGCTATCTTGCTAAACTGGGTTCGTTATCATAAAGTGCTGTATAAGTTTAGCATACAGCATTGGCAGCAGCGGACTCCACAGATGGAAGTAATGGCCAAATCAGATATTCTTGTCTCTGATTCAGCATATGACATCGATGTCATAACT ATGCACAATATGCTTGGTTGCTCTCCCGAAGTTCTTGATTTCTTGAGCGAAGCCATGGATCTCGTCAAGAATCGTGATGACCCTAATTATCTATCAATTAAGCGCCTACACGCCATTCATGATCTTGAACAACGACTCAAGGATATTGACAACTTGCGCGACTGCTTTGATGTGGGAGAGGATATCACCATAAACAAAGTTGCCGAAAGCATGAATGACAAATTGTTCCAGTTTGCCTTGGTCATATATGTCGACCGAGTTGTCAAAGGAGCTTTCATGTCTTCAACAACCGCCCGaactgccgccgccaaggcctTTATACTGCTGGAAAAGATCCGGCTCTATGACCGCCCTTTCCCCCTATTCATCTTATCCATCCAAGCAGAGACAGACGAGCAGCGGTTGTTAATTCTATCAACAATAAAACGGACAATGGAAGCACGACCAATGAACAACTTGGGACCGACAGAGGAAATGATCAGGAAATTTTGGGCTCAGCAGGACTTGGAAGGTCCTGAGCAGGCTGATGCGCTTTTCATATTGAATGCCGTGATGAGCGCTAGCAGCATGCCACCGACCTTCACTTCCCCATTTGTAGTTAATGCTATTACGGGTGCGAACGGTGTGCCGTTTTTGTCTATCTGA
- a CDS encoding uncharacterized protein (EggNog:ENOG41), which yields MAPQFDITPEKRASQLAFIQRQLFRVPPTWTKKDIDLRGKTAIVTGSNTGLGFECAGQLLDLGLSKLILAVRSEAKGEEAKKLLLAGRDPNKLPVIQVWKLDLSSYDSIMAFVERTKTLERLDITINNAGLMKKTFEKNPSTGHEEIFQVNYLGQSLFTLLLLPVIKEKNSPEQPGRLVLVSSDTAAWAAFKGNKSDLLFEGLDNPQLFNSRDQYSTSKLLGQLFLTELVKRVPSSVAIINAPNPGLCKSSLGRDYDSAFERAFLFMFQLLLGRDGSVGARAFTDAAVKQGTESHGQYLEDGKVQPMAPIVYEIEGERLAQKLWEETMNEFAFAKAADIVHSLSR from the exons ATGGCGCCGCAATTCGATATTACACCCGAGAAGCGAGCATCTCAGCTTGCATTCATACAACGCCAGCTATTCCGTGTACCTCCGACATGGACCAAGAAAGATATCGATCTTAGAGGCAAGACTGCCATTGTAACCGGATCCAATACCGGTCTTGGGTTTGAGTGTGCTGGTCAGCTCCTCGATCTTGGTCTTAGCAAGCTCATTTTAGCCGTTCGCAGCGAAGCcaaaggcgaagaagcaaaaaagttGCTTCTAGCGGGCCGAGATCCTAACAAGCTACCAGTCATTCAAGTATGGAAGCTTGATCTGTCGAGTTATGATTCCATCATGGCGTTTGTAGAACGCACCAAGACTCTGGAGCGGCTGGATATCACCATTAACAATGCAGGTTTGATGAAGAAAACCTTTGAGAAAAATCCCTCTACTGGGCACGAAGAGATCTTCCAAGTGAATTACCTTGGTCAATCTCTCTTCACTTTATTACTCCTCCCAGTGATTAAAGAGAAAAACTCGCCCGAACAACCCGGCCGCCTCGTCCTAGTTTCGTCTGATACAGCTGCATGGGCCGCGTTCAAGGGAAACAAGTCTGATCTTTTGTTTGAAGGGTTAGATAACCCTCAACTATTTAACAGCAGAGATCAATATTCCACTTCTAAATTACTAGGCCAGCTGTTTTTAACAGAATTGGTGAAGCGTGTACCATCATCAGTCGCCATAATAAACGCTCCAAACCCAGGGCTTTGCAAATCAAGCCTAGGTCGTGATTATGACAGCGCGTTTGAGagggcttttcttttcatgtTTCAACTTTTGCTCGGACGAGATGGCTCTGTGGGGGCACGCGCCTTTACGGATGCAGCTGTGAAACAGGGTACAGAATCCCATGGACAGTATctggaagatggaaaagtTCAACC aatggCACCTATTGTATATGAAATTGAAGGAGAAAGGTTGGCACAGAAGCTTTGGGAAGAGACCATGAATGAATTCGCTTTTGCAAAAGCAGCGGATATCGTCCATTCGTTAAGTAGATGA